The genomic segment CTGTTTCGCTTACAACGAGGATACGCTCACGATTGTCGACGTCACCGACAAGTCCCGCCCCCGCATGGTGTCGAAGCAGAGCTACCCCGGGGCGGGCTATACGCACCAGGGATGGATCACGGAGGATCAGCTGTTTCTACTCCTGGGCGACGAGCTGGACGAGGTGAACTACGGCCATGCCACGAGAACGCGCGTCTGGGATATCGCCGATCTCGACCGTCCCCTCCTCATCGGAACTTACGAGGCGGCGACACCGTCCATCGATCACAACCTGTACGTCCGTCAGGGCTTCGCTTACCAGGCCAATTATCGCGCCGGACTCCGCATCTTTGCTCTCGACGGGATCGCGAACGGGACGCTGCGTCAGGCCGCGTACTTCGATATCTATCCCGAAGACGACTCCCCCGAGTTCAACGGCGCTTGGAGCGTCTATCCCTTCTTCCCGAGCGGCGTCGTCGCCGTGAGCGGGATCGAGCAAGGACTTTTCCTGCTCTCGCCTCAGTTGCCATAGCGAATCGTCTTCATCATCGATTCAGCTGGCGGCGAATCTCGACCAGCCGGGCGAGACCCGTTCTCGTGATGAGCCCGACCATGTCCTTGCCCTCCATCACGACGAGACGGCCGACTCCCGATGGCGCCATGCGGGTGAGTGCTTCGATGAGCGGCGCGTCGGCGGCTATGATCCTGGAGTCATCCAGCGGCGTCATCACCGCGGCCACGGTCTTTTCCGCCAGTTCCTCTTCCCTTAACCCGGCGAGGGAAGAGATCGAGACCAGGCCCACAGGGCGGTTTTCCTCGAGCACGGGAAAGCCATGGTATCCATACCTGAGGAAGTAATCGTTCACCAGATCGCGAAGGCTGGTTCGCGACGAAACGATTACGACGTCACGAACCATGACATCGCTCACTCGGACGCCTTCGAGAGCCCCGCGAAGCATCGTGTCCTCGTAACCTCGCTCGGCAACTCCGCGGAGAAACATGCCGATGAAGAGGAGCCACGCGCCGCCCAGCAGGTTGTGAGAGAAGATCTGAACCGCTCCCAGGAGCATCAGGGCGAGTGCGAACCCTTTGCCCAGGTCGGACACGAGTCGCGTAGCGGCCTGGAGCG from the Vicinamibacteria bacterium genome contains:
- a CDS encoding site-2 protease family protein, with the translated sequence MAAPHSTDGERMERGIQLFRVAGIRIVIDYSWFAIFLLVLFSLSVGYFPREHPDESGVTYWIAGLAATLLFFLSILLHELAHSLMAIRSGISIPSITLFVFGGVSKLSEEAKDPGTELKIAIVGPLTSFFLALVFWAIARLVEPVALPLVVSTLDYLALINAALGVFNLIPGFPLDGGRVLRAIWWRRTGSLQAATRLVSDLGKGFALALMLLGAVQIFSHNLLGGAWLLFIGMFLRGVAERGYEDTMLRGALEGVRVSDVMVRDVVIVSSRTSLRDLVNDYFLRYGYHGFPVLEENRPVGLVSISSLAGLREEELAEKTVAAVMTPLDDSRIIAADAPLIEALTRMAPSGVGRLVVMEGKDMVGLITRTGLARLVEIRRQLNR
- a CDS encoding choice-of-anchor B family protein, translating into CFAYNEDTLTIVDVTDKSRPRMVSKQSYPGAGYTHQGWITEDQLFLLLGDELDEVNYGHATRTRVWDIADLDRPLLIGTYEAATPSIDHNLYVRQGFAYQANYRAGLRIFALDGIANGTLRQAAYFDIYPEDDSPEFNGAWSVYPFFPSGVVAVSGIEQGLFLLSPQLP